A part of Pectobacterium cacticida genomic DNA contains:
- the apbC gene encoding iron-sulfur cluster carrier protein ApbC, producing MNATVPEQRPEALRAMVAGVLSTFQHPTLKNNLTTLNALRHCALLDDVLHIELTMPFVWLSGLAVLKETVSDELLRLSGAEAVEWRLTQDIATLRRVNNQAGVKGVKNIIAVSSGKGGVGKSSTAVNMALALAAEGANVGILDADIYGPSIPTMLGAASERPTSPDGQHMTPIIAHGLATNSIGYLVTDDNAMVWRGPMASKALLQLLQDTLWPDLDYLVIDMPPGTGDIQLTLAQNIPVTGAVVVTTPQDIALMDAMKGIAMFEKVGVPVLGIVENMSVHICSHCGHLEPIFGTGGAQKLAEKYHCCLLGQLPLHISLREDLDRGEPTVVSHPDSEFTSLYRELAGQVAAQLYWQGEVIPGEIAFRAL from the coding sequence ATGAATGCGACAGTCCCCGAACAACGACCAGAAGCATTGCGTGCGATGGTCGCCGGGGTTTTATCTACTTTTCAGCACCCGACACTGAAAAACAACCTAACGACGCTTAATGCGTTGCGCCACTGCGCATTGCTGGACGATGTGTTACACATCGAACTGACGATGCCGTTTGTCTGGCTGAGTGGATTAGCCGTGTTAAAAGAAACGGTCAGCGATGAATTATTACGCCTGTCCGGCGCTGAGGCGGTCGAGTGGCGTTTAACGCAGGATATCGCGACACTGCGGCGGGTAAATAACCAGGCTGGGGTGAAAGGTGTAAAAAATATCATTGCCGTCAGCTCCGGGAAAGGCGGCGTTGGCAAATCAAGTACGGCGGTCAACATGGCGCTGGCGCTGGCGGCGGAAGGCGCAAATGTGGGCATTCTGGATGCCGATATCTATGGTCCGTCGATTCCCACCATGTTGGGGGCGGCCAGTGAACGGCCCACCTCGCCGGATGGTCAGCACATGACGCCGATTATCGCCCACGGTCTGGCTACCAACTCGATCGGTTATCTGGTGACGGACGATAACGCGATGGTGTGGCGTGGGCCGATGGCGAGTAAAGCGCTATTGCAACTGCTACAAGATACGCTGTGGCCGGACTTGGATTATTTGGTCATCGATATGCCGCCGGGGACGGGGGATATTCAACTAACGCTGGCGCAGAACATTCCGGTCACTGGCGCGGTTGTCGTGACCACGCCGCAAGATATCGCGTTGATGGATGCCATGAAAGGCATCGCGATGTTTGAAAAAGTCGGCGTACCCGTGCTGGGTATCGTGGAGAATATGAGCGTGCATATCTGTAGCCACTGTGGCCATCTGGAGCCGATCTTCGGCACGGGTGGTGCGCAGAAGCTGGCGGAAAAATATCACTGTTGCCTGCTGGGCCAGCTTCCACTGCATATCTCCCTACGTGAAGATCTGGATCGCGGTGAGCCGACAGTGGTCAGTCACCCGGACAGCGAATTCACTTCTCTGTATCGCGAACTGGCGGGGCAGGTAGCCGCGCAGCTTTACTGGCAGGGCGAAGTGATCCCCGGCGAAATCGCTTTCCGGGCGCTGTGA
- a CDS encoding helix-turn-helix domain-containing protein, whose amino-acid sequence MRYVTEQILESLREARIHKGLSQRDLSTRSGGPQSHISKIESGGVDLRISSLIALARSLDLERFVAPKKSIPAITSIIRSSKGISDEGEQMSPAY is encoded by the coding sequence ATGCGCTATGTAACAGAACAGATACTGGAAAGCCTTCGAGAAGCTCGGATACATAAAGGGCTTAGCCAAAGAGATCTGAGCACGCGTTCGGGGGGGCCTCAAAGTCATATATCAAAAATCGAATCGGGTGGCGTCGATTTAAGAATATCCAGTTTGATTGCGCTTGCCCGTTCGCTCGACTTAGAGCGGTTTGTTGCACCTAAAAAGTCCATTCCTGCCATCACGTCGATCATTCGCAGTAGCAAAGGGATTAGCGATGAAGGTGAGCAAATGTCGCCTGCATACTAA
- a CDS encoding YecA family protein: MKLGHNDPCHCGSGKKFKHCCMNNTDKLRAQFIDDVEGMLALNPNLSFDELNVVLQHKMQDRIVNLIPIFVV, from the coding sequence ATGAAGCTTGGTCATAACGATCCTTGCCATTGCGGCAGTGGAAAAAAATTTAAACATTGTTGTATGAACAACACGGATAAGCTACGTGCGCAATTCATTGATGATGTTGAAGGCATGTTGGCACTGAACCCTAATTTGAGCTTTGATGAACTCAATGTGGTTTTACAGCACAAAATGCAGGATCGTATAGTCAACCTCATCCCGATTTTTGTGGTATGA
- the udk gene encoding uridine kinase, with product MTDQSHQCVIIGISGASASGKSLISSTLYRELRDQVGDRHIGVISEDSYYKDQSHLTMEERIKTNYDHPSSMDHDLLIQHLQMLKAGQAIEVPQYSYVEHTRQQDTVHIALKKVILLEGILLLTDARLRDELNFSIFVDTPLDICLLRRLRRDVNERGRSLESVMEQYQKTVRPMFLQFIEPSKQYADIIVPRGGKNRIAIDILKAKISQFFE from the coding sequence ATGACTGATCAGTCTCACCAGTGCGTTATCATCGGGATCTCAGGAGCATCGGCTTCGGGTAAAAGTCTTATTTCCAGCACCCTGTATCGCGAATTACGCGATCAGGTGGGCGATCGGCATATCGGTGTGATCTCTGAGGATAGCTACTATAAAGATCAAAGCCACCTGACGATGGAAGAACGGATAAAAACCAATTATGACCATCCGAGTTCGATGGACCATGACTTACTTATCCAGCATTTGCAGATGCTGAAGGCCGGTCAGGCGATCGAAGTGCCCCAATACAGCTATGTCGAGCATACTCGTCAACAAGACACGGTGCATATCGCGTTAAAAAAAGTCATTCTCCTGGAAGGGATTTTGTTGCTAACGGATGCGCGCCTGCGCGATGAGCTTAACTTCTCTATTTTTGTCGATACCCCCTTGGATATTTGCCTGTTGCGTCGCCTGCGGCGTGACGTTAATGAACGCGGACGTTCGTTAGAATCCGTAATGGAACAATACCAGAAGACGGTGCGCCCGATGTTCCTGCAATTCATTGAGCCGTCCAAACAGTACGCCGATATTATCGTGCCGCGCGGCGGCAAGAACCGTATTGCGATCGATATTTTAAAAGCCAAGATAAGCCAGTTTTTTGAGTAA
- the dcd gene encoding dCTP deaminase has product MRLCDRDIEAWLDDGRLVITPRPPTERISGATVDVRLGNQFRVFRGHTAAFIDLSGPKDEVSAALDRVMSDEIILPEGEAFFLHPGELALAVTLESVTLPDNLVGWLDGRSSLARLGLMVHVTAHRIDPGWQGRIVLEFYNSGKLPLALRPGMMIGALSFEPLSGPAARPYNRRQDAKYKDQQGAVASRIDKD; this is encoded by the coding sequence ATGAGACTGTGTGACCGTGATATTGAAGCCTGGCTGGATGATGGCCGACTGGTGATTACGCCCCGTCCGCCCACCGAGAGGATCTCCGGCGCGACCGTTGATGTCCGACTGGGTAACCAATTCCGCGTCTTTCGCGGGCACACGGCGGCTTTCATTGATTTGAGCGGCCCAAAGGATGAAGTCAGCGCCGCGCTGGATCGCGTGATGAGCGATGAGATTATTTTGCCGGAAGGCGAGGCTTTCTTCCTGCACCCGGGAGAACTCGCGTTGGCCGTTACGCTCGAATCCGTTACCCTGCCCGATAATTTGGTGGGCTGGCTGGATGGGCGTTCTTCGCTTGCCCGACTGGGGTTAATGGTTCACGTTACCGCCCACCGCATCGACCCAGGTTGGCAAGGCAGAATTGTATTGGAGTTCTATAATTCAGGTAAGTTGCCGCTGGCGTTGCGCCCCGGCATGATGATCGGCGCGTTGAGTTTTGAACCGCTTTCCGGGCCGGCGGCTCGCCCTTACAACCGTCGTCAGGATGCCAAATATAAAGACCAGCAGGGTGCGGTGGCGAGCCGAATCGATAAAGATTGA
- the asmA gene encoding outer membrane assembly protein AsmA encodes MRRFLTTLAILLVVLVAGMTTLVLLVNPNDFRAYMVKQVEERSGYRLQLDSELRWHVWPQLSILSGGMSLSAPGSSAPIVSAENMRLDVQLWPLLSHKLVVKQAMLKGAVIRLTPESEARQTTPGPIAPAGSPSPAEEARWRLDIAKVKVVDSLLVLQRGNNEQINVRDINLAMEQNSARQVSVELSSRITRDQRDLAFSLTADVDLQNFPQQASANITQLDFQLSGAGIPTNGISGAGRVQASYQQQPEKIAFSQLALTTNNSQLSGTGSVTLGDIPHYELALTAEKLDVDSLLGITVTHENNVSEVNAPAVQVKSPAPVISNETTPITLAERLKAFTARVSLQADSVLYRGLDIRQFTLQAENQPGSLEMTTLSGELGDGRFSIPGNVVTTPATTLTLRPELKNIALSQLMTAFALPGNTIDGKVSMAGQFSGNTLALPDLLEQWQGTATLHAQHVRLQGLNIQQMVQMAVARSNGNVRGQERYERYTELQQLEGNIQLSAGKLRLTHLNGHSALLSLSGAGQFDLPARTCDVNVDVSVTQGWQGDDKLIDVLKNTAIPLRVYGSWDKLNYQLQVDQLLRKRLQNELKKRLNEWASQNQQSQKGKDLKQLLDRL; translated from the coding sequence ATGAGAAGATTTCTGACGACGCTGGCAATTCTGCTTGTCGTGTTGGTAGCAGGAATGACGACTCTGGTCTTGCTGGTTAATCCTAATGATTTCCGCGCCTACATGGTGAAGCAAGTCGAGGAACGCAGCGGCTATCGCCTCCAGTTAGATAGTGAGTTGCGCTGGCACGTCTGGCCGCAACTGAGCATTTTATCCGGCGGGATGTCGCTAAGCGCGCCGGGCTCCAGCGCACCGATAGTCAGCGCGGAAAACATGCGTCTCGATGTGCAACTGTGGCCGCTGTTGTCGCATAAGCTAGTGGTCAAACAGGCCATGTTAAAAGGCGCGGTCATTCGCCTGACGCCCGAGAGCGAGGCTCGACAGACTACGCCCGGCCCGATCGCGCCAGCAGGCTCGCCTTCGCCAGCAGAGGAAGCGCGTTGGCGGCTGGATATCGCGAAGGTAAAAGTCGTCGATAGTCTATTAGTTCTGCAACGCGGCAATAATGAACAGATTAATGTGCGCGATATTAATCTGGCGATGGAACAAAATAGCGCCCGTCAGGTGAGCGTTGAACTCTCCAGCCGCATCACTCGCGATCAGCGAGATTTAGCGTTCTCTCTTACCGCTGATGTTGATCTACAGAACTTCCCTCAGCAGGCGAGCGCTAATATCACCCAACTTGACTTCCAGCTATCAGGCGCGGGAATCCCGACCAATGGCATTAGCGGGGCGGGAAGAGTGCAGGCAAGCTATCAGCAGCAGCCCGAAAAAATCGCCTTTAGCCAGCTTGCTCTGACGACCAATAATAGCCAGCTATCCGGGACGGGCAGCGTCACGCTGGGGGATATTCCCCATTATGAATTGGCGCTCACCGCTGAGAAACTGGATGTGGATTCTTTACTGGGCATCACCGTGACGCATGAAAATAATGTCTCGGAGGTAAATGCCCCGGCGGTACAAGTTAAATCACCGGCGCCGGTGATTTCGAATGAAACTACGCCGATCACGCTGGCGGAGCGGTTAAAGGCTTTCACGGCGCGGGTGTCATTACAGGCTGACTCAGTGCTCTACCGCGGGCTTGATATTCGCCAATTTACGCTACAAGCGGAAAACCAGCCGGGCTCGCTGGAGATGACGACATTGAGCGGTGAACTCGGCGATGGTCGTTTCTCAATACCAGGTAACGTCGTGACGACGCCAGCGACCACCCTAACACTACGACCAGAACTTAAGAATATTGCGCTGTCGCAACTGATGACCGCGTTTGCGCTACCGGGAAATACGATTGATGGCAAGGTATCGATGGCGGGGCAGTTCAGCGGCAACACTCTGGCGCTACCGGATCTACTGGAACAATGGCAGGGAACGGCGACGCTGCATGCCCAGCATGTGCGTCTACAGGGGCTGAATATTCAGCAGATGGTGCAGATGGCGGTGGCACGTAGCAATGGTAATGTCCGAGGGCAAGAACGCTATGAACGCTACACTGAGTTGCAGCAACTGGAGGGAAATATTCAGTTGAGCGCGGGGAAATTACGGCTAACGCATCTCAACGGGCATTCGGCGCTGTTGTCGCTTAGCGGCGCAGGGCAATTCGACCTGCCTGCGCGCACGTGTGACGTTAACGTGGATGTCTCGGTCACTCAGGGGTGGCAGGGGGATGATAAACTGATCGACGTACTGAAAAACACGGCGATCCCGTTACGCGTCTACGGCAGCTGGGACAAGCTGAACTATCAGTTACAGGTGGATCAACTGCTGCGTAAGCGGTTGCAGAATGAACTGAAGAAACGCCTGAACGAGTGGGCGAGCCAAAACCAGCAGAGCCAGAAGGGTAAAGATCTGAAGCAACTTCTCGATCGGCTGTAG
- a CDS encoding TerC family protein: MEWIADPTIWAGLATLVVLELVLGIDNLIFIAILAEKLPKEQRDKARIVGLLLALLMRLCLLTSISWLASLTTPLFTLFEHTFSARDVIMLVGGVFLLFKATMELNERLEGKDEEQHAPRKGARFWPVVAQIVVLDAIFSLDSVITAVGMTDHLLVMMSAVTIAIFLMLLASKPLARFVAEHPTIVILCLSFLLMIGFSLVADAFGYHIPKGYLYSAIGFSVLIELLNQVSMFNRRRFLSSSIPLRQRTAEVVLRILSGKHEEAELDNQTSAMIADGARAGQEVFNIQERRMIKQVLGLAQRTISSIMTSRHDIDPVELDITQEALAKLLTTNQHPRLVVTDSNTSDEPLGIVYVSDLLQQQLNGEPFNLRSLIHQPLVFPEQLSLLQALEQFRAGRTHFAFVVDEFGSMEGIVTLSDVMETIAGSLPREGEDHDARHAVQQNSDGSLTVNGYIPLEDLTLYIPLTLDEKREYYTLAGLLMEHAQQIPQVGDTLSIDGYQFTILAVESHRIVEVRITPNQEPQTDFEV, from the coding sequence ATGGAGTGGATCGCTGATCCAACGATTTGGGCCGGGTTGGCCACGCTGGTTGTCCTGGAACTGGTTCTGGGTATTGATAATCTTATTTTTATTGCCATTCTGGCGGAAAAACTCCCTAAAGAGCAGCGCGACAAGGCTCGCATCGTCGGTTTGCTACTGGCTCTGCTTATGCGGCTGTGTTTGCTGACGTCGATTTCCTGGCTTGCATCCTTAACAACGCCGCTTTTTACTCTCTTCGAGCATACCTTTAGCGCCCGCGATGTCATCATGCTGGTGGGTGGGGTTTTCCTACTCTTTAAAGCTACCATGGAACTTAATGAACGCCTCGAAGGGAAAGATGAAGAGCAGCACGCCCCACGTAAAGGCGCGCGTTTCTGGCCGGTCGTCGCGCAAATCGTGGTACTGGATGCCATATTCTCCTTGGATTCCGTGATTACCGCCGTTGGCATGACCGATCATCTGTTGGTGATGATGTCTGCGGTGACCATCGCCATCTTCCTGATGCTGCTGGCCAGTAAACCGCTGGCGCGTTTTGTCGCGGAACATCCGACTATCGTTATTCTGTGCCTCAGCTTCCTGTTGATGATTGGTTTCAGTCTGGTCGCCGACGCCTTTGGCTATCACATCCCTAAGGGCTACCTCTATTCTGCGATAGGCTTCTCGGTGCTAATCGAGCTACTCAACCAGGTTTCCATGTTTAACCGCCGACGTTTTCTCTCCTCCTCGATTCCATTACGTCAACGAACCGCCGAGGTTGTGTTGCGGATTTTGAGCGGCAAACATGAAGAAGCGGAACTGGATAACCAAACGTCCGCCATGATTGCAGACGGCGCGCGGGCGGGTCAGGAGGTGTTCAATATTCAGGAACGTCGGATGATCAAGCAGGTGCTGGGGCTGGCGCAGCGCACCATCAGTAGCATTATGACCTCAAGGCACGATATCGATCCGGTGGAACTGGATATCACCCAGGAAGCGTTGGCTAAATTATTAACGACCAACCAGCATCCTCGCCTGGTGGTCACTGATAGCAACACCTCTGACGAGCCGTTGGGGATTGTCTATGTGTCTGATTTACTGCAACAACAGTTGAACGGCGAGCCATTTAACTTGCGCAGCCTGATTCATCAGCCGCTGGTGTTCCCTGAACAACTCTCGCTGCTACAGGCTTTAGAACAGTTTAGAGCAGGAAGGACGCACTTTGCCTTTGTTGTTGACGAGTTTGGTTCGATGGAAGGGATAGTGACATTAAGTGACGTGATGGAAACTATCGCAGGCAGCCTGCCGCGCGAAGGCGAAGATCACGATGCGCGTCACGCGGTTCAGCAAAACAGCGATGGTAGTTTAACGGTCAATGGCTACATCCCGCTGGAAGATCTGACCCTGTACATTCCATTAACGCTGGACGAAAAACGCGAGTATTACACGTTGGCTGGGCTACTGATGGAACACGCGCAGCAAATTCCGCAGGTTGGCGATACCCTATCGATTGACGGCTATCAGTTCACGATTTTAGCGGTAGAAAGCCATCGGATCGTGGAAGTTCGTATTACGCCGAACCAGGAACCGCAAACTGATTTTGAAGTGTAA